One Halobaculum roseum DNA segment encodes these proteins:
- a CDS encoding DUF7518 family protein has product MGNRVEDLEAQVAELQAAVDGLTEELVEAKERISQLESATEVEEESTTSRNPNAEFVPNESATNAAAEDEAVMADDESDAQKAARGSDGEAAEESDSSDDDSDDIIVA; this is encoded by the coding sequence ATGGGAAATCGGGTCGAGGATCTCGAGGCGCAGGTTGCTGAGCTTCAGGCGGCGGTCGACGGACTGACCGAGGAGCTGGTGGAGGCGAAAGAACGCATCTCGCAGCTGGAGAGCGCGACCGAGGTGGAGGAGGAGTCGACCACGAGCCGGAACCCGAACGCGGAGTTCGTACCCAACGAGTCGGCGACGAACGCCGCCGCGGAGGACGAAGCCGTGATGGCCGACGACGAGAGCGACGCGCAGAAGGCCGCACGCGGCAGCGACGGCGAGGCGGCCGAGGAGTCGGACTCCTCGGACGACGACTCCGACGACATCATCGTCGCGTAA
- the smc gene encoding chromosome segregation protein SMC, whose translation MHITELVLDNFKSFGRRTRIPFYEDFTVITGPNGSGKSNIIDGVLFALGLARTRGIRAEKLTDLIYNPGFEDGEGPSGEREASVEVVLDNSDGKLDRSQVVSAAGSDDIGDAEEITIKRRVKETDDNYYSYYYLNGRSVNLSDIQDLLAQAGVTPEGYNVVMQGDVTDIINMTPHERRGIIDEIAGVAEFDAKKEDAFGELETVEERIDEADLRIEEKEERLDQLADERETALQYQDLRDEKEEYEGYLKAAELEDKREDLDGTRESMERREDELEELRAELDERQARVDDLEADLDEINREIERKGEDEQIAIKSEIEEIKGEVSRLEGKIENQEERVEEAETERRDAFVAIDKKSEEIDELESDIRETKVEKANLKSTLTSKQTELAEVQSEIDSVDTEFDELKAELADRKETLEELRAEKNELQREKDRLLDDARRRSNEIGDVEDEIQETREAIPDLKERVSNLHSELDKAEKNKANIDGVIEDLRGEKAEYQEELDEVEEDIREKQQEYSQLEARAGDSGDTSWPRAVTTITNAEFSGVHGPVGELASVPGEYAKACETAAGGRLANVVVDDDGVGSDCIDYLKQRNAGRATFLPITKMDDRGLPSLPNDPGVVDFARNLVDYDGRYEPIFSYVLGSTLVVEDMETARHLMGNYRMVTLDGDLVEKSGAMTGGSGGGSRYSFSKSGKGKLERVAEEIHELEDERQRIKSEIADIDGDLEDARSRASDAAEKVRDIESDIERAEEKLGSKEERIDELGDRLDELREERESVDEEMTELDGEIDAADEEIETVEADIEELESELADSKIPELSAKADDIRAEIDDLEERMDDLDGELNQLQLEKQYAEDAVDDHHETVEEAQSKKADAEERIDEFEERIAEKESTLEEKRDAIAELEDELADLKEERESVKESFREAKSARDEQETEVERVVSKLESLRETAERLEWEIDSLEEQVGSYDPEEIPDHDTVESEIDRLQSEMEALEPVNMLAIDEYDDVQSDLDDLQERRDVLVEEREAIEERIDRFESQKKATFMDAFEAIDEQFTDIFQRLSAGTGELVLEDSEDPFEGGLTMKAQPADKPVQRLDAMSGGEKSLTALAFIFAIQRHNPAPFYALDEVDAFLDAVNAERVGEMVHDLAGDAQFVVVSHRSALLERSERAIGVTMQSDNVSAVTGIQLGDDGEPMPEASADD comes from the coding sequence ATGCACATCACGGAACTCGTACTGGACAACTTCAAGAGCTTCGGGCGCCGGACGCGGATCCCCTTCTACGAGGACTTCACGGTCATCACGGGCCCGAACGGCTCGGGCAAGTCGAACATCATCGACGGGGTGTTGTTCGCGCTGGGGCTCGCGCGTACGCGCGGCATCCGCGCGGAGAAGCTCACGGACCTCATCTACAACCCCGGCTTCGAGGACGGCGAGGGCCCCTCGGGCGAACGCGAGGCGAGCGTCGAGGTCGTCCTCGACAACTCCGACGGGAAGCTGGACCGGTCACAGGTCGTCAGCGCCGCCGGCAGCGACGACATCGGCGACGCCGAGGAGATCACCATCAAGCGCCGGGTGAAGGAGACCGACGACAACTACTACTCGTATTACTACCTCAACGGACGCTCGGTCAACCTCTCGGACATCCAGGACCTGCTCGCGCAGGCCGGCGTCACCCCGGAGGGGTACAACGTCGTCATGCAGGGCGACGTGACGGACATCATCAACATGACGCCCCACGAGCGCCGTGGGATCATCGACGAGATCGCCGGCGTCGCCGAGTTCGACGCCAAGAAGGAGGACGCCTTCGGCGAACTGGAGACCGTCGAGGAACGCATCGACGAGGCCGACCTCCGCATCGAGGAGAAGGAAGAGCGGCTCGACCAGCTGGCCGACGAGCGCGAGACGGCCCTCCAGTATCAGGACCTGCGCGACGAGAAGGAGGAGTACGAGGGGTATCTGAAGGCCGCCGAGCTCGAGGACAAACGCGAGGACCTCGACGGCACCCGCGAGTCGATGGAGCGGCGCGAGGACGAACTCGAGGAGCTGCGCGCCGAACTCGACGAGCGGCAGGCGCGCGTCGACGACCTCGAGGCCGACCTCGACGAGATCAACCGCGAGATCGAGCGGAAGGGCGAGGACGAGCAGATCGCCATCAAGTCAGAGATCGAGGAGATCAAAGGCGAGGTCTCGCGGCTGGAGGGGAAGATCGAGAACCAGGAGGAGCGCGTCGAGGAGGCGGAGACGGAGCGGCGCGACGCGTTCGTCGCCATCGACAAGAAGAGCGAGGAGATCGACGAGCTCGAGTCGGATATCCGCGAGACGAAAGTCGAGAAGGCGAACCTGAAGTCGACGCTCACGTCGAAACAGACCGAGCTGGCCGAGGTCCAATCCGAGATCGACAGCGTCGACACCGAGTTCGACGAGCTGAAGGCCGAACTGGCCGACAGGAAGGAGACGCTGGAGGAGCTTCGCGCCGAGAAGAACGAGCTCCAGCGCGAGAAGGACCGGCTGCTCGACGACGCGCGCCGGCGGTCGAACGAGATCGGCGACGTGGAAGACGAGATCCAGGAGACGCGCGAGGCGATCCCCGACCTGAAGGAACGCGTCTCGAACCTCCACTCGGAGCTCGACAAGGCCGAGAAGAACAAGGCCAACATCGACGGCGTCATCGAGGACTTACGCGGCGAGAAGGCGGAGTACCAGGAGGAACTCGACGAGGTCGAGGAGGACATCCGCGAGAAGCAACAGGAGTACTCCCAACTCGAGGCGCGGGCGGGCGACTCCGGCGACACGTCGTGGCCGCGGGCGGTGACGACGATCACGAACGCCGAGTTCTCGGGCGTCCACGGCCCCGTGGGCGAGCTGGCGTCGGTCCCCGGCGAGTACGCGAAGGCCTGTGAGACCGCCGCGGGCGGCCGGCTCGCGAACGTCGTCGTCGACGACGACGGCGTCGGCTCCGACTGCATCGACTACCTGAAGCAGCGCAACGCCGGGCGCGCGACGTTCCTCCCGATCACGAAGATGGACGACCGCGGGCTCCCGTCGCTGCCGAACGACCCCGGCGTCGTCGACTTCGCGCGCAACCTCGTCGACTACGACGGCCGGTACGAGCCGATCTTCTCGTACGTGCTCGGGTCGACGCTGGTCGTCGAGGACATGGAGACCGCCCGGCACCTGATGGGCAACTACCGGATGGTCACCCTCGACGGCGACCTCGTCGAGAAGTCCGGCGCGATGACCGGCGGCTCCGGCGGCGGCTCCCGGTACTCCTTCTCGAAGTCCGGGAAGGGGAAGCTCGAACGCGTCGCCGAGGAGATCCACGAGCTGGAGGACGAGCGCCAGCGGATCAAATCCGAGATCGCCGACATCGACGGCGACCTGGAGGACGCCCGCTCGCGCGCCTCCGACGCCGCCGAGAAGGTGCGCGACATCGAGTCCGACATCGAGCGCGCCGAGGAGAAGCTCGGATCGAAGGAGGAGCGCATCGACGAGTTGGGGGACCGACTCGACGAGCTGCGCGAGGAGCGCGAGTCCGTCGACGAGGAGATGACCGAACTCGACGGGGAGATCGACGCCGCCGACGAGGAGATCGAGACCGTCGAGGCCGACATCGAGGAGCTGGAGTCCGAGCTGGCCGACTCGAAGATCCCGGAGCTGTCGGCGAAGGCCGACGACATCCGCGCGGAGATCGACGACCTCGAGGAGCGGATGGACGACCTCGACGGCGAGTTGAACCAGCTCCAACTGGAGAAGCAGTACGCCGAGGACGCCGTCGACGACCACCACGAAACCGTCGAGGAGGCGCAGTCGAAGAAGGCGGACGCCGAGGAGCGGATCGACGAGTTCGAGGAGCGGATCGCCGAGAAGGAGTCGACCCTGGAGGAGAAGCGCGACGCCATCGCCGAACTGGAGGACGAGCTCGCGGACCTCAAGGAGGAGCGGGAGTCCGTCAAGGAGTCGTTCCGCGAGGCGAAGTCCGCCCGCGACGAACAGGAAACCGAGGTCGAACGCGTCGTCTCGAAGCTGGAGTCGCTGCGCGAGACCGCAGAGCGCCTGGAGTGGGAGATCGACTCCCTGGAGGAGCAGGTCGGCAGCTACGACCCCGAGGAGATCCCCGACCACGACACCGTCGAGTCGGAGATCGACCGCCTCCAGTCGGAGATGGAGGCGCTGGAGCCGGTCAACATGCTCGCGATCGACGAGTACGACGACGTGCAGTCGGACCTGGACGACCTCCAGGAGCGCCGGGACGTGCTCGTCGAGGAGCGCGAGGCGATCGAGGAGCGCATCGACCGGTTCGAGTCCCAGAAGAAGGCGACGTTCATGGACGCCTTCGAGGCGATCGACGAGCAGTTCACAGACATCTTCCAACGGCTCTCCGCGGGGACCGGCGAGTTGGTGCTGGAGGACTCCGAGGACCCCTTCGAGGGCGGGCTGACGATGAAGGCCCAGCCGGCGGACAAGCCCGTCCAGCGCCTCGACGCGATGTCGGGCGGGGAGAAGTCGCTGACGGCGCTGGCGTTCATCTTCGCCATTCAGCGGCACAACCCCGCGCCCTTTTACGCGCTCGACGAGGTCGACGCCTTCCTCGACGCGGTCAACGCCGAGCGCGTCGGCGAGATGGTCCACGACCTCGCCGGCGACGCGCAGTTCGTCGTCGTCAGCCACCGCTCGGCGCTGCTGGAGCGCTCCGAGCGCGCGATCGGCGTGACGATGCAGTCGGACAACGTCTCGGCCGTCACGGGCATCCAGTTGGGTGACGACGGGGAGCCGATGCCGGAGGCGAGCGCCGATGATTGA
- a CDS encoding segregation/condensation protein A, producing MTTGSRCRRRAPMIEAPGDAGIAPPGETDDDEVEPVELLVNLAEEGEIDPWDIDVVEVTDAFLDRLDEADLRTGGRALFYASVLLRMKSDDMLAADDDEDPEDGLEPWERAFEGDGAMVDDAPIDDGFDPVNALEEEMDRRLERKSTRGSPETLDELVRELREAERGTWWKESRQYDTSESPKGFSRGTQTLEYHGADDLRREGEPGESDVTGTTHEEDIEAVIDDVRAALHPQYERGRAEVLFREIADTGSTAVMTYLALLFLAHRGEITLEQDDLFGDLWVRDAGVAAAGDEAIAD from the coding sequence GTGACGACGGGGAGCCGATGCCGGAGGCGAGCGCCGATGATTGAGGCGCCCGGCGACGCGGGGATCGCCCCGCCCGGCGAGACGGACGACGACGAGGTCGAGCCGGTCGAGCTGCTCGTCAACCTCGCCGAGGAGGGAGAGATCGACCCCTGGGACATCGACGTGGTCGAGGTGACCGACGCGTTCCTCGACCGGCTCGACGAGGCGGACCTCCGGACGGGCGGACGGGCACTCTTCTACGCGAGCGTCCTGCTTCGGATGAAGTCCGACGACATGCTCGCCGCGGACGACGACGAGGACCCGGAGGACGGCCTCGAACCCTGGGAGCGGGCCTTCGAGGGCGACGGCGCGATGGTCGACGACGCGCCGATCGACGACGGGTTCGACCCCGTGAACGCGCTCGAGGAGGAGATGGACCGGCGGCTGGAGCGCAAGAGCACCCGCGGCTCGCCCGAGACGCTCGACGAACTCGTCCGGGAGCTGCGGGAGGCCGAGCGCGGCACGTGGTGGAAGGAGTCGCGCCAGTACGACACCAGCGAGTCGCCGAAGGGGTTCTCCCGCGGCACGCAGACGCTGGAGTACCACGGCGCCGACGACCTCCGACGCGAGGGCGAACCCGGCGAATCCGACGTGACCGGGACCACCCACGAGGAGGACATCGAGGCGGTCATCGACGACGTGCGCGCCGCGTTGCACCCGCAGTACGAGCGCGGGCGCGCGGAGGTGCTGTTCAGGGAGATCGCCGACACCGGTAGCACCGCGGTGATGACGTACCTCGCGCTGCTGTTTCTGGCGCACCGCGGCGAGATCACGCTGGAGCAGGACGACCTCTTCGGCGATCTGTGGGTTCGCGACGCCGGCGTCGCCGCCGCCGGCGACGAGGCGATCGCGGACTGA
- a CDS encoding AAC(3) family N-acetyltransferase produces MTLTERSVREIQRWSTVGRRLYTNRVAERVRDTSASSFPFAEFRSILSEYDDPVVFVHIGLSDVNAAFAGCPYERLCSALTAEFESVLVPGFTPSFRESGVYHKEYSRPQVGTFPVLFMDDAEYRTNDALHSIQVAGGYRFDGCTHQNTFGPDGCYARLDEDNVLIANIGTNRLVSTQFHYISLRDDPPYQTTDTHSGVIYYDESTHQRVTQTNDTFESIYTWNRWKIERYLDEQGVLDDRTRNGLKLSFARAGDMREALEPKLERDPYYMVT; encoded by the coding sequence GTGACGCTGACAGAGCGGTCAGTCCGTGAGATCCAGCGGTGGTCGACAGTCGGGAGACGACTGTACACGAACCGGGTCGCCGAGCGCGTGAGGGACACGTCAGCCTCGTCGTTCCCGTTCGCCGAGTTCCGATCGATCCTGAGTGAGTACGACGACCCGGTCGTCTTCGTCCACATCGGACTGAGCGACGTGAACGCCGCCTTCGCCGGATGCCCCTACGAACGACTGTGTTCGGCGTTGACAGCGGAGTTCGAGAGCGTGTTGGTTCCCGGTTTCACCCCGAGCTTCCGGGAGTCCGGCGTGTATCACAAGGAGTACTCCCGGCCGCAGGTGGGGACGTTCCCCGTCCTCTTCATGGACGACGCCGAGTACCGCACGAACGACGCGTTACACTCGATCCAGGTCGCCGGCGGGTATCGGTTCGACGGGTGTACCCACCAGAACACGTTCGGACCCGACGGGTGTTACGCACGGCTCGACGAGGACAACGTCCTGATCGCGAACATCGGGACGAACAGACTCGTGTCCACTCAGTTCCACTATATTTCCCTTCGGGACGATCCGCCGTATCAGACCACGGACACGCACTCCGGCGTGATCTATTACGACGAGTCAACCCATCAGCGTGTGACCCAAACGAACGACACGTTCGAGTCCATCTACACCTGGAACCGGTGGAAGATCGAGCGCTACCTCGACGAACAGGGAGTCTTGGACGATCGGACCAGAAACGGGCTGAAACTTTCGTTCGCGAGGGCCGGGGACATGCGCGAGGCGCTCGAGCCGAAGCTCGAACGGGACCCCTACTACATGGTCACCTGA
- a CDS encoding DsbA family protein, giving the protein MSSPIPITRRRTLSAIGAASVGSVAGCLGGGSASDNTVQSLSRPVHGDGEAAVTVAVFEDFACPHCRTFATQVYPEIETTYIEEGVVRYEHYDFPIPVDDRWSWRAPIAARAVQDSAGTAAFFEFVETLFADGWSDGRHQYSDDLVGEIAGDVGADADTVRRAAADGRYRPVVEADRETGTERGVSGTPAVFVDGTPIEEPTYSAIESAVEDAREA; this is encoded by the coding sequence ATGAGTTCCCCGATACCGATCACTCGTCGTCGAACGCTGTCCGCGATCGGGGCCGCATCGGTCGGGAGCGTCGCTGGGTGCCTCGGCGGCGGTTCCGCGAGCGACAACACGGTCCAGTCGCTCTCGCGCCCCGTCCACGGGGACGGCGAAGCGGCGGTGACCGTCGCGGTCTTCGAGGACTTCGCGTGTCCCCATTGCCGGACGTTCGCCACGCAGGTGTATCCCGAGATCGAGACGACCTACATCGAGGAGGGAGTCGTCCGATACGAGCACTACGACTTCCCGATCCCTGTCGACGACCGATGGTCGTGGCGCGCGCCGATCGCCGCCCGCGCGGTCCAAGACTCCGCGGGGACGGCGGCGTTCTTCGAGTTCGTCGAGACGCTGTTCGCCGACGGATGGTCCGACGGCCGTCACCAGTATAGCGACGACTTAGTCGGCGAAATCGCCGGCGACGTGGGGGCCGACGCCGACACCGTTCGCCGGGCCGCGGCGGACGGGCGGTACCGGCCCGTCGTCGAGGCGGACAGGGAAACCGGAACCGAGCGCGGCGTCAGCGGGACCCCCGCGGTGTTCGTCGACGGGACACCGATAGAGGAACCGACGTATTCCGCGATCGAGTCGGCGGTCGAGGACGCACGGGAAGCGTAG